A genomic segment from Capra hircus breed San Clemente chromosome 7, ASM170441v1, whole genome shotgun sequence encodes:
- the LINGO3 gene encoding leucine-rich repeat and immunoglobulin-like domain-containing nogo receptor-interacting protein 3, producing MTCWLWVLSLQLLLLPAALPPAGGCPARCECTAQTRAVACPRRRLTAVPDGIPAETRLLELSRNRIRCLNPGDLAALPLLEELDLSENVIAHVEPGAFANLSRLRVLRLRGNLLKLIPPGVFTRLDNLTLLDLSENKLVILLDYTFQDLRSLRRLEVGDNDLVFISRRAFAGLLALEELTLERCNLTALSGESLGHLRGLGALRLRHLAIAALEDQNFQRLPGLLHLEIDNWPLLEEVAAGSLRGLNLTSLSVTHTNITAVPAAALRHQAHLTCLNLSHNPISTVPRGSFRDLVRLRELHLAGALLAVVEPQAFLGLRQIRLLNLSNNLLSTLEESTFHSINTLETLRVDGNPLACDCRLLWVVQRRKTLNFDGRPPACATPAEVRGDALRSLPDSALFEYFVCRKPKIRERRLQRITAAAGADVRFQCRAEGEPAPTVAWVTPRHRTVTAASAGRARVLPGGTLHIRDARPGDSGTYTCVASNAGGNDTYFATLSVQPEPAVNRTPGESRNDTQVAARFPLDLTTILVSTAMGCITFLGVVLFCFLLLFVWSRGRGQHKNNFSVEYSFRKVDGPAAAAGQGGARKFNMKMI from the coding sequence ATGACCTGCTGGCTGTGGGTGCTAAGCCTGCAGCTCCTGCTCCTGCCCGCGGCCCTGCCCCCCGCAGGGGGCTGCCCGGCCCGCTGCGAGTGTACGGCGCAGACGCGCGCGGTAGCCTGTCCTCGGCGCCGGTTGACCGCGGTGCCCGACGGCATCCCGGCCGAGACGCGCTTGCTGGAGCTCAGCCGCAACCGCATCCGCTGCCTGAACCCGGGCGACCTGGCCGCCCTGCcgctgctggaggagctggacctGAGCGAGAACGTGATCGCGCACGTGGAGCCGGGTGCCTTCGCCAACCTGTCGCGCCTGCGAGTGCTGCGCCTCCGCGGTAACCTGCTCAAGCTCATCCCGCCCGGCGTCTTCACACGCCTGGACAACCTCACACTGCTGGACCTGAGCGAGAACAAGCTGGTCATCCTCCTGGACTACACCTTCCAGGATCTGCGCAGCCTCCGCCGGCTGGAGGTGGGCGACAACGACCTGGTGTTCATCTCGCGCCGAGCCTTCGCCGGGCTGCTGGCGCTGGAGGAGCTCACCCTGGAGCGCTGCAACCTGACAGCGCTGTCGGGGGAGTCGCTGGGCCACCTGCGGGGCTTGGGCGCCCTGCGGCTGCGCCACCTGGCCATCGCCGCCCTAGAGGACCAGAACTTCCAGCGGCTCCCGGGCCTGCTGCACTTGGAGATCGACAACTGGCCGCTGCTGGAGGAGGTGGCCGCCGGCAGCCTGCGGGGGCTCAACTTGACCTCACTGTCCGTCACACACACCAACATCACTGCCGTGCCCGCCGCCGCCCTGCGCCACCAGGCTCACCTCACCTGCCTCAACCTGTCGCACAACCCCATCAGCACGGTGCCACGCGGGTCCTTCCGCGACCTGGTGCGCCTGCGAGAGCTGCACCTGGCTGGGGCCCTATTGGCCGTGGTGGAGCCGCAGGCCTTCCTGGGGCTGCGGCAGATTCGCCTGCTCAACCTCTCCAACAACCTGCTGTCCACGCTGGAGGAGAGCACCTTCCACTCAATCAACACGCTGGAGACGCTGCGCGTGGACGGGAACCCGCTGGCCTGCGACTGCCGCCTGCTGTGGGTCGTGCAACGCCGCAAGACCCTCAACTTCGACGGCCGCCCGCCGGCCTGTGCCACCCCGGCCGAGGTCCGCGGCGACGCGCTGCGCAGCCTGCCAGACTCGGCGCTCTTCGAGTACTTCGTGTGCCGCAAGCCCAAGATCCGCGAGCGGCGGCTGCAGCGCATCACAGCGGCCGCGGGCGCCGACGTGCGCTTCCAGTGCCGCGCCGAGGGCGAGCCGGCGCCCACCGTAGCCTGGGTGACCCCGCGCCACCGCACGGTGACCGCCGCCAGCGCCGGCCGGGCGCGCGTGCTGCCGGGCGGCACGCTGCACATCCGGGACGCACGGCCGGGGGACAGCGGCACCTACACGTGCGTGGCCAGCAACGCGGGCGGCAACGACACCTACTTCGCCACCCTGAGCGTGCAGCCCGAGCCGGCCGTCAACCGGACCCCGGGCGAGAGCCGCAACGACACGCAGGTGGCCGCGCGCTTCCCGCTCGACCTCACCACTATCCTGGTGTCCACCGCCATGGGCTGCATCACCTTCCTGGGCGTCGTCCTCTTCTGCTTCCTGCTGCTCTTTGTGTGGAGCCGCGGCCGCGGGCAGCACAAGAACAACTTCTCGGTGGAGTACTCCTTCCGCAAGGTGGACGGGCCCGCCGCCGCGGCGGGCCAGGGCGGCGCCCGCAAGTTCAACATGAAGATGATATGA